The Juglans regia cultivar Chandler chromosome 1, Walnut 2.0, whole genome shotgun sequence nucleotide sequence TGTTCCATTTCATTTGCAGATAAACTGAGTATTAATTTTAGATACAAACATTAACCAGTATTGTTTCCATgaatattatactagtataacTGGGAAAATCTTCATGATGTATGTAAATTTCAATATCAAGCATGGTCATCACGATCATGAAAAACAAATTGTGATCTCTCTGCTATTTACGGCTTCAAATGACACATAGCAAACACCAAAAACAGAGATACTGCGAAAAAGAGAGAGGTTGGCTGCAGTGGCGGCAATGGTGTTCGCTTTGCATCAGACTTGTGTCATCACTGGAAAAAAATAGGCTAAGTCGACACAAATATATAATCTTCAACATAGTGCTGCTTTCAGTTTCAGTCATGCCAACAAATAAGCATAACTACACATCTCCTGATTATGTATAGCCTTCCTTTCTGCTCTTTAAGATACCCTCCAAGCTTTCTGCAAGATACTTTTCTCTTAGAGTCTCTCATTGTTTCAGTGCTTATCTTCCTGCTcattgttgagagagagagagagagagagagagaagagtttTGTAGTAATGTTGGGGGAGGGGCAATGAAGGGCTTTGCAGTAGTGTTTGTGATAGAGCTGGGAAGTGTTTGGGTATAAATAGAGGGTGTGGTCCAAGGCTTCGAAGAAAATGCACCAAAACCAACTCCCAATTGTTGGATTCCACGCCTCTCCTTCTGTGCCACCTCATCCTCTGTACCAACATTTATGTGGTCAAATATTaatgagagacagagagagagccCGATTCTAATATAGCTGGCAGGGGTAGACCGTAGTACCATTACTCCAAGTTAACTTTTCATGGCCACGTGTTACAAAAACTTAACTACACGAGGAGTAATCTCGAGAAGAAGCTCGGATGTTTCCTTGCATGTCGTTTGTCTGCATGCTGCAAATGTGTTCAAATCCACGAGTTATTGTGCCGTACGTAATTATTCAGCAACCATTAATATTTTTGCACCCGTACCACAGTATCCAAAATACAGATCATAAAGCATATACGTCTATCGTCACATATGTAACTCGGGTGCATGATATGATTCCTAAGTCAATGCACCTAATCTTGTGTCGTTTTCCGTAATAACTCcattattttaacaaaataattaagcatatatatagatgtgtgtgtgtatatattaacGTAGATATATCCCGTAGGCCGCAGCAGACTCCGTACTTCAGTTCTCCACTTATTTTGGATATCACCACGCCTACGGGGCAGACCAACCATGTTCCTAAATTACAACCTTGTTTGGAGGCTCTAAGCTCAAAAGATTGCAGCACAATCTGTACGTGCGCATGCCTTCACAGCAGACCAATGCATACGTgattattcattttcttaactaAACCATAAAGCATAATCCcacatgctctctctctcgtgctcCTCCCAACTCACTTGCTTAGCAGCTTCCATTACCATTTTAATAAcagagataataaaaaatttatcgaTTCCAAACAAATGTTAATATGTTTTGTCGGACATTGCGACAGATTATCGTGTCTGTGGTAAATTTTGCTTCTCCATTAATCTATCTAAGCATGATAACATAGCAAAATGACCAACTTAGTCAACTTCCTCTAAATATTCTCAACATATCCCGGTCTAGGGGAAGTTACCCAAAAGCaggccttatatatatatatatatatatatatatatatatatatatatatatatatatttatttatatatgtttgattaAGGTAGGACCTACTGCCATTcgtgaacaaaaaaaataataataaaacccaCATACTGAGACAAAGGGATAAGAGAGGTGTAATTGTAGGGGGACAATGGCCATTTAAATAATCCCCAATGACTCAATTGTCAAAGTTGGGGCCAGGTTTTTGTCTCAACTCTCAGTACTCAGAGGCGTTGCTTGCCCGTTTTCTTTCTCCTAATCTCAGAAAAAGACATTGTATGTATACGGCACCAAGAAGACAGGCACAAACGTGATAATCTCGATCGTGAGGGATATGGTCACTGCCTTTTATATCTTAAGCAACCTAGATTTTTGCTGGGGGTTCTTGTTCAGGGGAGCCTCCTGTCTGCCCTATGTTTCTAAGAACTACATACACTTAAGTAACCATGATTTTCTTGATTAATTCAATTTTAGCGTATCTTTGTCTTGGTTTATTCAAAGATTATGTATGTCCCACCTCCAAACTGTTCGGTACATTGAATTAAGTTGGTAGCTTGATTACGCTTTGAGCTTAATAAATTAACCTGGATTAGAATTAAGCATGCATGCTTCCGGTtcaaacatgcatatatactaattttaaaGCAATGTATTGAATCTCAAAGATCTCAGGCCATGCTATGCATCTAGAGAGAGAGCATGAGCAGACGAGGTATTAATGTAGTAGATCTCAAAGAATATCTCCATGTTTGCGTTTGCCAAACCCTTAATGATTTATGATGGCCTTCAGGCCCACCGTAACTTGGGCGTTTCGGCTCAATAGATATCATCGGTTGTCTCCATATCGGCCTGCTAATCGCGGGAACTCCTAAAACAcacagaaaacaaaagaaagatagGCCCGGTTGATATTTCAACCTGAAGAAGACTCATAAAACTTGGACAGCCATTACAGCTTAGTCCAATATCCAGAGAGCTGAGAAGAAgtagaggaaaaggaaaagtgAAATTGAGGGAAAAATCTTTTCTTGTTCTATGTACATATTGATCTGGAAACTCAAAACTGTCAGTACATGCTCTGCTTTTTATATACAAGTGAACAAAAGTACACGCGTGCTGAAAATGTATCTCTACTAGTTACAGAATTACAACATGATAAAATCTTCTGGTCTCTTTTGAATTAAGTTACTAACACTCTCCCTCAAGATAGAgtgtaaatattaataacacCCATCTTGGACAAAAGATGATTAAATTGAACGGCATTGAGAGGCTTGGTAAGAAGATCATTGAGTTGatgagtactgttaacatgtaaAGTCTTTATCACACCTGCTTGAATATTATCTCGAACCAAATGACAATCtatttcaatatgtttagtCCTCTCATAGAATACAGGGTTAGCAGCAATATGTAAAACTACTTGATTGCCACAAAATAGAGGAGCAACTTTAGGGTGATCAACATGTAAAGCTAATAACACAACAAGTAACCAAGTAATCTCACAGGTTGTTGAAGCCATTGCATGATACTCGGCTTCAGCTGATGATCTAGAGACAGTGTGTTGCTTTTTAGACTTCCATGACATAAGAGCCTTACCAAGAAATACACAATACCTTTGATAGATCTTTTAGTATCTGGACATCCTGCCCAATTTGAGTTTGTAAAGGCTTTCAGTTGAAGAGTGGATTGAGCTGGAAACATTATACCTTGACCAAGAGAAGATTTAAGATACCTAAGTACCATTTGCATTGCTTCCAAATATGGTTGTCTGGACTTGTCCATGAATTGACTAAGCACCTAAACTAAATAAGCTAAATCTGGTCTTGTAATTGTCAAATAGATCAATCGACTTATAAGCCTTCTATATGAAGAAGGACCTAACAAGAGAATGCCCTCATCTTTACCAAGTCGAAGGTTCTACTGCATTGGAAAACTAAGGGGTTTAGGAGCAAGATAGCCAGACTCTTCAAGGATgtctaatgcatatttcttctgaTTTAATTCTATGTCTTTTGCTAATCTTGCTACTTCTAAACCAAGAAAATACTTCAATTCACCAAGATCTTTAATATGAAATTGTTGATTAAGAAAAGCTTTCAAATTTAGAATGGCTTGAATGTTGTCTCCAGCCACtataatatcatctacatataccAAAAGGGCTATAAAATAGTTGGAAGAAGAGCAGGTAAAGAGGGAGTGATTGGCTTGTGACCTAATGAAGCCATAAGCATGCAAGGCAGGAGATAATTTTGAGAATCACTACCGAGAtgcttgtttaagtccataTAACGACttatttaatttgcatactTTGTACTCTCCCATACGAGAAAAACCAAGTGGTATATCCATATACACTTCTTCATCTAAATCTCTAT carries:
- the LOC109002739 gene encoding uncharacterized protein LOC109002739 — its product is MSRKISTETMRDSKRKVSCRKLGGYLKEQKGRLYIIRRCVVMLICWHD